In Antarcticibacterium arcticum, the genomic stretch AATTAACACCCTTAAACGTGGTAAATATAACGAAGAAGGAAAATTTCTTCCCTGGGTAATGAGAATTGCACATAACCTTATTATTGATCATTTCAGGAAAAACAAAAGAATGCCCATGTTTGAAAATAAAGGGGATTTCAATATTTTTTCTGTTTTGTGTGATGGAGATCTTAATATTGAAAAGCAAATTATTAAAGACCAGATTGAATGTGATGTGCAGGAACTTATTAAGGAACTGCCACAAGATCAACTGGAAGTTCTTACCATGCGTATATATAAAGATATGAGCTTTAAGGAGATATCTGAGAATACGGGAGTAAGCATTAATACTGCCTTAGGCCGTATGAGATATGCTTTAATAAATTTGCGGAAAATAATAGAGAAACATAACCTAATTTTAACAAATTAAGCTACAATATCACCCCCGGATTGCGTTATTTTAAAAACGAATCATAAATTAATCCGATGGGGAAACTTTACACTAAATCTTCAGTAGAAGGTAAATTATTAAATTTGAATCCTAAAAAAGAAACCCTTCAGTTTCTCTTGAATTATTCAAAAGCACTGCATATTTCAGAACACAGGAAAATGCAATTTGAGACCATTCTCAATTAGAAATTAAAAAGACTCCGCAATTACGGAGTCTTTTACGTTATAGTTTATTTTGATCTGGAACTTTTTGCAGGTTTCTGTTTTTTGAGGTATTCATTAATCACACTCTTTCTACCAATAGTTTTGGTGATAATGTCTTTATCCAGATCCCAGCCGCGGGCAGGGGAATATTGCCTGCCATACCAAATTATTTGAAGATGAAGACGGTTCCAAAGGTCTTTGGGAAAGATCTTTTTTGCATCCTTTTCAGTTTGAACTACATTTTTTCCATTTGTAAAACCCCAGCGGTACATTAGCCGGTGAATATGAGTGTCTACAGGAAAAGAAGGAATATCAAAAGCCTGGGCCATTACAACACTTGCAGTTTTATGGCCTACAGCCGGTAAAGTTTCAAGAGCATCAATATCTGCAGGAACTTCCCCATTGTATTTTTCTATAAGAATTTTTGACAAGCCATGAATACCTTTCGCTTTCATTGGTGACAAACCCACGGGTCTAATTATATCCCTAATTTCTTCAACAGTTAATTTTACCATATCATAGGGATTATCTGCTTTCTTAAATAAAATTGGTGTGATCTTATTTACCCCAACATCGGTGCTTTGGGCCGATAGTAATACAGCGATCAATAAAGTATAAGGATCTTTATGATCCAGAGGGATAAGAGCGTTGGGATATATATTCTGAAGGCTGTCTATAACAAACTGTACCTTTTCTTTTTTATTCATAATGCGTACATTTAAAGCAAAAATAGGAAATATGACAACATTAAAGGCAGGGGATAAGGCCCCGATTTTCAGGCAGAGGACCAGGATGGCAATATTGTAAAATTATCAGACTTTACTGGGAAAAAACTGGTGCTTTTCTTTTACCCAAAAGCAAGTACTCCCGGGTGTACCGCCCAGGCCTGTAATCTAAGGGATAACTGGAATTCTTTTGAATCAAAAGGTTATGAGATAATAGGAGTGAGTGCCGATTCTAAAAAGAGGCAACAAAATTTCAAGGATAAATACAAGTTACCCTTCCCTTTGCTGGCAGATGAGGACAGGACCGTTATAAATGCCTTTGGGGTATGGGGACCTAAAAAATTTATGGGAAAAGAGTATGATGGGATACACCGCACTACTTTTATAATAGATGAAAAGGGAATTATTGAGGAGGTAATTGGAAAGGTGGACACGAAAGAACACACTACACAAATACTTTAGTGAAAAGTAAAAAAGTAAAAGAGTAAAAGAGGTAAAAAGTAAAATTAAATACTGGTTACCTCTATTTAAAAGTGTCCATTTCTATTCTGAAAAGCTTACCCGTTGAATGGTTGCGGTAGTTTCGCAATTTTCAATTTGGAGTTCTATTTTTTTGGAATTGGCATCACCCGCAACAAAATAGATGTTACAGGGATCATTGTTGGTATTGCTTTTTCTGAAGTTTACTTTGCCATTTTCAAGAATTTCAGAAACATTACTTGTGTCAATATTGTTGAACTGAAAAAATCGATAGGATTCATCAGAAAAAACACGGTCTTTTATCCTGATATTTTTCAGGGTTCTCGCGTTTGGGGAATAATCGCAGGAGGTTCTTTTTCCACTTAAAAAAAACATCAGGATCACAATTCCCATAATAAGTCCAACCGAGAAGTAAGCAAATCTATGTAGTAATCTCATTATATTTTTTGTAGAGCCTGCACGCCTTAAGAGGGGTGTAGGCTTGATTCTTTATTTAAATGGGTTTCTTTAAAAGATCAACAAATTAATATCCCTGTAAGACAGGTCAAACCAGTCGGCAATAGATTTGTTGGTTAGAATCCCGTGGTAAAAGTACAACCCATTTCTCAAACCTTTATCAAATCGCAGGGTGTTTTCTATTCCTCCTTCCTCTGCGATGTGCAGCAGGTATGGTGTAAAGATGTTACTTATAGAAATAGAAGAGGTTCGGGCATACCGGGAAGGGATATTGGGCACACAGTAATGTATAACCCCATGTTTTGTAAAAATTGGCTTATCATGGGTAGTTATTTCGCTCGTTTCTATACAACCTCCCATATCAATGCTTACATCTATGATTACCGCTCCCGGTTTCATGGTTTGTACCATATCATCGGTCACCAAAACGGGGGACCTGTCTTTGCCACGCACAGCTCCTATAAGAACATCGCAGCGTTTCAGAGATTTCCCAAGGGTTTTAGGTTGAATGGTAGACGTGTATAGCGTGCGGCCAACGTTGGTTTGTATGTTTCTAAGTCGGGTAAGAGAACTGTCAAAAACCTTTACATTGGCGCCAAGACCAACCGAACTTCGGGCTGCGAATTCGCCTACAGTACCTGCTCCAAGTATCACAACTTCAATGGGTGGCACCCCGCTTATATTACCAAACATTAATCCGTTTCCTGCCGCATTATTGCTCATTATCTCAGAGGCGATAAGCACAGAAGCTGTTCCTGCAATTTCACTTAGTGCGCGAACCGCAGGGTACGTACCGTCATCATCACGAATAAACTCAAATGCCAGGGCAGTGATCCTTTTGGTTGCAAGTTTTTGAAAATACTCCTTGCATTGGGTCTTTAATTGTAAAGCCGAAATTAAAGTTGTTTGCGGATTGATCATCTCCAATTCCTCCATAGAGGGTGGTTCCATTTTGAGAATGGTGGGGCAGGAGAAGACCTTTTTTGTATCACTGGTGATCTCAGCCCCTGCATTGGAATAATCCCGGTCGCTGAACCTTGCCCATTTCCCGGCGCCGGCTTCTATCATGATCCTGTGGCCATGCGCGGTTATAGCTGCAACAGCATCAGGTGATAAGCAAACTCTTTTTTCCTGGTAGGCGGTTTCTTTGGGAATACCTATAAACAGCTGCCCTTTGTTCTTATAAATTTCCAGAGTTTCTTCCTGGGGTAACAATTGTTCTTTGGTAAATGGAGATGATTGGCCGGTCATGCTGATTGGTTGTTAACAAACTAAATTACAACATTTTTTATCCATTTATAATAGGAATATGTACATAATGAGTTTCCTTCACCTTTTTAATTTCCCTTTAAAGGATTGTGGGGTATACCTTCTTCAAATTTTTAGGGTTAAGTGGCCTTAAAGTTTACGGTAATAGTCTTCAGCAGGTTCGTTGGCATAGGCGAGATCTTCCTGGCGAAACTGTTCAAGTTCGGTTTCATCTTTAGAGGAAAGACCGGTAGAAAATACAGATACGTCAGTTTCGTTCAATTCGCTTAGATCAATTCCGTATATTCGGTCAAAGATTTGAGTACGAACAAGATAGACTATACTCAAAATGACAATAAAGAAAGGTGCTAAATAAATGAGTTGATCTGCGTCTAAAAATCTTGTTGGTTCCATGTAGGCGTCCTCATAAAAAGCTACAATCAATTGATAACTATACATGGTAATCGGAACCAAAATAGCGTGATACCACCAATGCTTACATGTAAAGAACCAGATTAAAAGTAGTAAAAGTGGAGTTATTTTACCAAAATACATCCACATTGCCGTGGTAACATTTAAATAATACTTACTTTCGTATGTAAAAAAAGAATTTTCCCAGACGGGACCATCTGGGAAAATTTCATATAGGTAAAATATATAAGGTGAAAATGCTATAAAAAAAGCAATAACACTACCCAGCAGCAGGAATCCTGATGGTTGTTTTGTCAACAGCTTGCTTTTCGATTTTGTTTTCATTCTCGTTAGTTGTACTTGAAGTTACAAAAAAAGTTGCTCCAAAGATAGCAGCGGCGAATAAAATAGCTTTAATTTTCATAATGTATAGGGTTTAAATATGATTGTTTCGTTTGATTTCTGAAACAAACCTATACAAATATAAAATGCTTATTCTTACTACTTTAATCGTACCTTTGCACGCTTTTTCAGGGCATAAAATGGCCGTATTTAATGGAATTTTACTTTCCAAAAATAAGCTTAAAATCATCAATTTTCGTTGAAAAACGAAAAAATTAAAAACCCACCTTTCACATAGGCAAAAAATGTACTGTTTTTCTTACAATTGCTTTCGCGCCGCTTTCACGCAGCTTTTTTAACTCTTTAACAAAACTTTAACTTTCTGAGTCCGTTTTCCAGCACGGAAACTTCCAGTTTTTGCACGTCCTGATCTAAAAGTCTTTCAATTTTTTGAGGCCACTCTATCAATTTCCAGTCCTGAGTATTGAGATAATCCTCAATGCCCATGTCCAGAGCCTCGGCTTCATCTTCTATTCTGTAAAAATCAAAATGGAAGATCCTGCCCTGGCTTGTTTGATATTCGTTAACCAGCGAGAAAGTAGGGCTGGACACCAGATCTGGTGCGCCAAGCGCTTTAACAAGCGCTTTGATGAGGGTGGTCTTACCGGCCCCCATCTCCCCGTAAAATAATAGCGTTTTGCTTTTTACTTTGGAAAGTAATTGCATAGCTATACTATCAATTTCTGACAGCTCGTAGGTTAAGCTCATTCAAAATTTAGATTATAAGGCGCTGTAAATATATGTAATTAATTCTTATCTAGGCGATAAGACCACAAACGGGATGATCATTTCCTCCAAAGATACCCCTCCATGCTGGTAGGTATTCCTGAAATAATTGACATAATAATTGTAATTGTTCGGGTAGGCAAAAAACATATCGCCTTTGGCAAAAATAAAAGAGCTGCTCATATTTAGAGTGGGCAAATGAATGGATTTGGGATCTTTGGCGGCCAAAACATCTTTCTCCTCATATGTAAGGCTTTTGCCGGTTTTATAGCGAAGGTTTAAACTGGTGTTCTTATCTCCTATTACTTTAGAAGGGGTTTTTACATTTATTGTTCCATGGTCTGTCGTGAGGATTAACTTGAATCCCAGTTGCTGTGCCTGTTGGATGATCTCGAGTAAAGGTGAGTTCTTGAACCAGCTTTGCGTAAGGGAGCGATAGGATTTATCATTGGAAGCCAATTCCTTTATAACTTCCATTTCGGTCTTGGAGTGGGAAAGCATATCTACAAAGTTATACACCACTACTGTGAGGTCGTTGTCTTTCTGACTTCTGAAATTCTCCACGAGGCGCTTCCCTTGTTTTAAACTTGTGATCTTGTGGTATTCATATTTAAAATTAAGTCCCAGCCGCTTCATTTGTGATTCCAGGAACTCTTCTTCAAATAAGTTTTTTCCCCCTTCATCTGTATCATTAAGCCAGTATTTTGGAAAAAGCTTTTCCATATCGCTGGGCATTAGCCCGGAGAAGATTGCATTCCTGGCATATTGGGTTGCAGTGGGTAAAATGCTGTAATAAGGAGTTTCTTCCTCTTTCTTATAATAGTTATTTATAGTAGATTCAAAAGATTTCCACTGGTCATAACGTAAATTATCTACTACCACCAAAAGCGTAGGTTGTTCCTTACTTAATTGCGGAACAATTTTAGACTTAAACAAAGTGTGAGACATTACCGGTGCATCGGCATTTTTTTCAAACCAATCGGGGTAGTTGCGGTCAATAAATTTACAAAACTGGTTGTTGGCTTCCACCTTTTGCGATTCAAGGATCTCAAACATTCCGCTGTCCTGAATGGTTTCAAGCTGCATCTCCCAGTAAAGCAGTTTCTGGTAAAGTTCTGCCCAGCCTTCATAGGAGTTCACCATAGAAAGGTCCATCGCGATCTTCCGGAATTCCTGCTGGTAGTTGGAAGTGGTCTTTTCTGTGATAAGGCGGGAATGGTCCAGGTTCTTTTTTAAACTAAGGAGAATTTGATGCGGGTTCACGGGTTTTATAAGGTAATCGGCTATTTTAGAGCCAATAGCCTCTTCCATGATATATTCTTCCTCACTCTTTGTGATCATGACCACGGGCACCTCTGCGCGTTTTTCTTTGATCTCGGTTAGCGTCTCAAGGCCGGAAAGACCCGGCATATTTTCATCCAGAAAAACAATATCAAAATTCTCCTGGTCTATTTTCTCTACGGCCTCCATCCCGCTGCGGCAGGTGGTAACTTTGTAGTTCTTGGATTCCAGGAACATTATATGTGGTTTCAACAGGTCTATTTCATCATCTGCCCAAAGTATTTTAATCTCATTCATTTATTTAAAATTTAATTGCTGTTTCATTATCTCTATAAAACAGGCTCAGGATTTACGAATGCCCAATATGGGCTTCATATATGTATATTTGTAATTATTTTAAAGGAATTAAAGCTTGACTGTACAAACTAAACTCAAAATATTTAACGATCCAATTTACGGTTTTATTACGATCCCGAGTGAACTGGTCTTTAAGATAATTGCTCATCCCTACTTCCAAAGACTACGCCGCATTTCGCAAATGGGAATGTCTTATCTGGTTTATCCTGGGGCGCACCATACGCGTTTTCATCATGCCCTGGGCGGGTTGCATCTAATGCAAAAAGCAGTTGATATGCTTAGAATTAAAGGGGTTGAGATATCAAAGGAAGAAGAAGAGGGGCTATATATTGCTATTTTGATGCATGATATAGGACACGGGCCATTCTCTCATGCAATGGAGCATAGCATAGTGGAAGGAGTATCTCATGAGCACATTTCCCTCCTTATTATGGAGGAAATGAATAAGGAATTTAACCAAAGTTTAACGCTGGGCATTGAGATCTTTAAAGGCACATATCCGCGTAAGTTCATGAACCAATTGGTTTCGAGTCAGCTGGATATGGACCGGCTGGATTATTTAAAAAGAGATAGTTTCTATACTGGGGTGCCGGAGGGTAATATAAACAGTGAGCGTATTATAACCATGCTTAATGTGGTAGACGGGCAAATTGTTGTGGAGGAAAAGGGCATTTATTCAGTAGAAAAATTCCTGGTTGCGCGCAGGCTTATGTATTGGCAGGTATATTTACATAAGACCGGGGTTGCTGCCGAGCAATTATTAATAAGGGTTTTAAAACGGGCAAAGGAACTTATTGAAAAGGGGCAGAAACTGGAATGCAGTCCGGCATTTTCATATTTTCTTCGTAATAAGGTAGGGGAAGAAAATTTTGATTCAAACGTATTAAAAACATTTAGCAGGCTTGATGATTATGATATTGTTTCAGCAATGAAGAACTGGATAGACCATCCGGATTTTGTACTGAGCAATTTATGTGAGATGCTTCTAAACCGTAACCTTTTAAAGGTGAATTTCAAGAAAAGGCCTATACCTTCAGTAAAACTTGAAAAATATATTAAAAAGGTAGAAACGAAATATGAGCTTACCCATGATGAGGCAGCGTATTTCGTTTTTAGTGGTAAAGTTTACAACATCGCCTATTCCAGCGGGAAGGATAAAATACTAATCCTGCATTCCAATGGTAAAGTAAGTGATGTCGCAAAGGCCTCAGACCAGTTAAATTTAAGTGCACTCTCAACCCCTGTGACAAAATATTATATCTGTTATCCAAAGACTAAAGATTAAACCATTTTTTTTACTTTTGCCAGAATGAAGTTCACTGCAACACAAATAGCCGAGTTGTTAGACGGAAGCGTTGAGGGAAATCCCGAGACCGAAGTTTATAAATTGGCAAAAATAGAAGAGGGTACCGAAGGGTCCCTTACTTTCCTTAGCAATCCTAAGTACACATCTTTTATTTATTCTACTCAATCATCGATCGTAATTGTAAAAGATACTTTCATATCTGAAGAAAAATTAGAAACCACCTTAATTAAGGTTAAGGACCCGTATAAAGCATTTTCCACATTACTGGAATATTATAACCAGGTAAAGCTGAATAAAAGCGGTATTGAAGAACCAAGTTATATATCAGATTCTGCTACCCTGGGTGAAAATATCTACCTGGGAGCTTTTGCATATATTGGAAACAATGTTTCCATAGGAGATAATGTCAAGATATATCCTCATACCTATATAGGGGACAATGTGAGTATTGGGAATGATACCCTCATATTTTCAGGAGTTAAGATCTATTCCGAAACTATTATTGGAAAATCTTGTGTGCTGCACGGAGGTGTAGTAATAGGTGCCGATGGTTTTGGGTTCTCCCCGGGGAAGAAGGGGTATATGCCAAGGTTCCACAAATAGGGAATGTAATCATAGAGGACAATGTAGATATTGGTGCCGGCACCACTATAGACCGTGCAACTCTGGGGTCCACAATAATTAGACAAGGTGTTAAACTGGATAACCAAATCCAGATTGCGCATAATGTTGAGATTGGTGAAAATACGGCCATAGCGGCACAAACAGGAATTGCAGGTTCTACCAAGATTGGAAAGAATTGTTTGATAGGAGGCCAGGTTGGAATTGCCGGCCACATTAAGATAGGAGATAGGGTAAGGATACAAGCCCAATCTGGGATTGGAAGGAATATTGAAAATGATGAAGCTATTCAAGGTTCCCCGTCATTTGGCTATGGAGAATTCAATAAATCCTACGTCCATTTTAAAAATTTACCAAAGATCGTTGACAGGTTAAATCAATTAGAAAAAAAACAAAATAATGGCTGAAACTTTTTCCAAACAGCAAACCATTAAAAAGGAAGTCTCCTTAAGAGGTGTAGGACTTCATACGGGTAAGGAAGTGACCCTAACCTTTAAACCCGCACCTGTTGACACAGGTTACGTTTTTAGAAGAATAGACCTTGAGGATCAGCCAATTATTGAAGCCGATGCCAATTACGTTGTGAATACCCAGCGTGGAACAAATCTTGAAAAAAACGGGGTAAGTATACAAACCTGTGAACATGTACTTGCAGCCTGTGTTGGGCTTGAAGTAGATAATGTTATTATGGAACTTGATTCCTCAGAACCACCAATTATGGATGGTTCTTCCCGGTTTTTCGTGGAAGCCCTGGAAGAGGCAGGGATTGAAGTACAGGATGCAGACAGGGATGAATTTGTTATTACGGAAGTGATCTCCTATAAGGACGAAAAGACCGGAAGCGAGATCCTTGTGATGCCGGCAGATAATTATCAGGTAACCACCATGGTTGATTTTGGTACAAAAATTCTGGGTACCCAAAACGCATCTATTCAAAATCTTTCAGAGTTTAAATCTGAAATAGCCAATGCACGTACTTTTAGTTTTCTTCACGAGATTGAAATGCTGCTGGAACATGGTCTTATTAAAGGAGGAGACCTTAACAACGCTATAGTGTATGTAGATAAGGAGCTAAGCCCTGAAACCATGGATAAATTAAGGGTGGCGTTTAAAAAGGACAATATTTCAGTAAAACCGAACGGAATACTCGACAATCTTACCCTGCACCATCCCAATGAGGCAGCAAGGCATAAACTTCTGGATGTAATGGGAGACCTTGCGCTTGTGGGAACCAGAATTAAAGGTAAGGTGATTGCCAATAAACCAGGCCACCTTGTTAATACCCAGTTTGCCAAAAAACTTTCCAAAATAATCAAGACAGAAAGGCGTAACAATATGCCGAAAATCGATTTTGATAAGGAGCCCTTGTTAGATGTAAATGCGATCATGAATATTTTACCCCACAGGCCACCTTTCCTTTTGGTAGATAAGATCTTTAGCTGCACAGATACCTGCGTAATAGGCATGAAAAATGTTACAATGAATGAACCTTTCTTTGTAGGTCATTTTCCTGGAAAACCAGTAATGCCCGGCGTTCTACAGGTTGAAGCTATGGCTCAAACGGGTGGTATCCTGGCATTACGTTCAGTTCCCGATCCTGAGAATTATCTTACTTATTTCATGAAAATAGATAATGTGAAATTTAAACAACAGGTTGTTCCGGGAGATACTTTGATATTTAAACTTGAATTACTTGCCCCAATCCGCAGGGGAATTTGCCAAATGCAGGGTTATGCGTATGTTAATGGAAAATTGGCAACAGAGGCTATACTAATGGCCCAAATTGTAAAATCAAAATAAACAAGGATGAATCAACCTTTAGCATATGTGCACCCCGGGGCCAAGATCGCCAAGAATGTTGTAATAGAGCCTTTTACCACCATTCATAATAATGTGGTTATTGGCGAAGGATCATGGATAGGCTCCAACGTTACCATTATGGAAGGTGCCCGTATAGGAAAAAACTGCAGCATTTTTCCCGGAGCAGTAATATCTGCAGTACCCCAGGATAAAAAATTCAATGATGAAGAAACCACCACCGAAATTGGAGATAATACTACCATACGGGAGTGTGTAACCATAAATCGCGGTACCACAGACAGGATGAAAACAGTAATTGGGAAAAATTGCTGGATCATGGCTTATTGTCATATCGCACACGATTGTATTGTAGGTGATAATTGTATTTTTTCCAACAACAGTACCCTTGCAGGGCATATAAATGTTGGAGATTACGTGGTGTTGGCAGGAATGGCAGCAGTACAGCAATTTTGCAGTATTGGTAACCACGCCTTTGTAACAGGTGGTTCTATGGTGAGAAAAGATGTTCCCCCGTTTGTAAAAGCCGGAAGAGAACCCTTATCTTACGTAGGGATCAACTCTATAGGGTTAAGGAGAAGAGGTTTCAGTACAGAAAAGATCAGGGAGATACAGGATATTTACAGGATCTTATACCAGAAAAATTATAATAATTCCCAGGCTGTTGCTATAATCGAAGCAGAAATGCAGGCAACTGCAGAGCGTGATGAAATACTGGAATTCATTAAGAATTCACAGCGTGGGATTATGAAAGGATATTTTAGTTCAAATTAAAACAACACCAATGGCAAGTACAAGCGATATTAGAAATGGTTTATGCATTCGTTACAACCACGATATTTATAAAATAATTGAATTTCTACACGTAAAGCCGGGGAAAGGTCCCGCTTTTGTGAGAACTAAAATGAAAAGTGTAACTTCAGGAAAAGTTTTGGAAAACACTTTTTCCGCAGGACATAAAATAGAAGATGTGAGGGTAGAAACTCATAAATTTCAGTTCCTCTATAACGATGGGGAGTTTTATCATTTTATGAATACTGAAGATTACACCCAGATAAGACTTACTGAAAATGCCCTGGATATGCCCCAGCTTATGAAAGAAGGGGAGGTTGTAACCATTCTCATAAATACCGAGGATAATATGCCGCTTTCCGTTGAAATGCCTGCCAGTGTGGTTCTTGAGGTTTCCCATACCGAACCCGGTGTAAAGGGTAATACGGCTACCAATGCTACAAAACCGGCAACCCTCGAAACCGGTGCTGTTGTAAATGTGCCTTTGTTTATTAACGAAGGTGATAAAATCAGGATTGAAACAGATAAGGGTACCTATAAAGAACGAATTAAGGAATAAAATGATAGGAAAAAGAGATAAGGATAAAAACCAATCCTTATATCTTTTTTCTCATCTTTACCATATTAACGAAGATCTATGAAATTTCCCCAGGTACATACTTTAAAGCAGATAGCTACCATTATATCTGCCAAATATATTGGTGATCCCGATTTTCCTGTAGAGGGGATGAATGAGATCCATGTGGTAACCCACGGGGATATTGTATTTGTAGATCACCCCAAGTATTATGACAAGGCGTTAAATTCTGCAGCAACCATTATTCTTATAAATAAGGAGGTACCATGTCCCGACGGGAAGGCTTTGCTTATTTCTGAAGATCCATTTACCGATTTTAATAAGCTAACCGAATATTTCAGGCCATTCCAGACAGTTTCAGGCCCAATTTCAGAAACATCCAAAATTGGAAAAAACACCATAGTACAACCCAATGTATTTATAGGAAATAATGTACATATAGGTGATAATTGCCTTATACATTCCAATGTGAGT encodes the following:
- a CDS encoding RNA polymerase sigma factor, which produces MEKNLATDASLVREYLQGNEHSLSTLITRHQSRIYSFIYSKVFDKDVAEDIFQDTFIKVINTLKRGKYNEEGKFLPWVMRIAHNLIIDHFRKNKRMPMFENKGDFNIFSVLCDGDLNIEKQIIKDQIECDVQELIKELPQDQLEVLTMRIYKDMSFKEISENTGVSINTALGRMRYALINLRKIIEKHNLILTN
- a CDS encoding endonuclease III domain-containing protein; the encoded protein is MNKKEKVQFVIDSLQNIYPNALIPLDHKDPYTLLIAVLLSAQSTDVGVNKITPILFKKADNPYDMVKLTVEEIRDIIRPVGLSPMKAKGIHGLSKILIEKYNGEVPADIDALETLPAVGHKTASVVMAQAFDIPSFPVDTHIHRLMYRWGFTNGKNVVQTEKDAKKIFPKDLWNRLHLQIIWYGRQYSPARGWDLDKDIITKTIGRKSVINEYLKKQKPAKSSRSK
- a CDS encoding DUF4258 domain-containing protein produces the protein MRLLHRFAYFSVGLIMGIVILMFFLSGKRTSCDYSPNARTLKNIRIKDRVFSDESYRFFQFNNIDTSNVSEILENGKVNFRKSNTNNDPCNIYFVAGDANSKKIELQIENCETTATIQRVSFSE
- a CDS encoding alanine dehydrogenase, producing the protein MTGQSSPFTKEQLLPQEETLEIYKNKGQLFIGIPKETAYQEKRVCLSPDAVAAITAHGHRIMIEAGAGKWARFSDRDYSNAGAEITSDTKKVFSCPTILKMEPPSMEELEMINPQTTLISALQLKTQCKEYFQKLATKRITALAFEFIRDDDGTYPAVRALSEIAGTASVLIASEIMSNNAAGNGLMFGNISGVPPIEVVILGAGTVGEFAARSSVGLGANVKVFDSSLTRLRNIQTNVGRTLYTSTIQPKTLGKSLKRCDVLIGAVRGKDRSPVLVTDDMVQTMKPGAVIIDVSIDMGGCIETSEITTHDKPIFTKHGVIHYCVPNIPSRYARTSSISISNIFTPYLLHIAEEGGIENTLRFDKGLRNGLYFYHGILTNKSIADWFDLSYRDINLLIF
- the tsaE gene encoding tRNA (adenosine(37)-N6)-threonylcarbamoyltransferase complex ATPase subunit type 1 TsaE, producing the protein MSLTYELSEIDSIAMQLLSKVKSKTLLFYGEMGAGKTTLIKALVKALGAPDLVSSPTFSLVNEYQTSQGRIFHFDFYRIEDEAEALDMGIEDYLNTQDWKLIEWPQKIERLLDQDVQKLEVSVLENGLRKLKFC
- the porX gene encoding T9SS response regulator signal transducer PorX, whose protein sequence is MNEIKILWADDEIDLLKPHIMFLESKNYKVTTCRSGMEAVEKIDQENFDIVFLDENMPGLSGLETLTEIKEKRAEVPVVMITKSEEEYIMEEAIGSKIADYLIKPVNPHQILLSLKKNLDHSRLITEKTTSNYQQEFRKIAMDLSMVNSYEGWAELYQKLLYWEMQLETIQDSGMFEILESQKVEANNQFCKFIDRNYPDWFEKNADAPVMSHTLFKSKIVPQLSKEQPTLLVVVDNLRYDQWKSFESTINNYYKKEEETPYYSILPTATQYARNAIFSGLMPSDMEKLFPKYWLNDTDEGGKNLFEEEFLESQMKRLGLNFKYEYHKITSLKQGKRLVENFRSQKDNDLTVVVYNFVDMLSHSKTEMEVIKELASNDKSYRSLTQSWFKNSPLLEIIQQAQQLGFKLILTTDHGTINVKTPSKVIGDKNTSLNLRYKTGKSLTYEEKDVLAAKDPKSIHLPTLNMSSSFIFAKGDMFFAYPNNYNYYVNYFRNTYQHGGVSLEEMIIPFVVLSPR
- a CDS encoding HD domain-containing protein, which translates into the protein MTVQTKLKIFNDPIYGFITIPSELVFKIIAHPYFQRLRRISQMGMSYLVYPGAHHTRFHHALGGLHLMQKAVDMLRIKGVEISKEEEEGLYIAILMHDIGHGPFSHAMEHSIVEGVSHEHISLLIMEEMNKEFNQSLTLGIEIFKGTYPRKFMNQLVSSQLDMDRLDYLKRDSFYTGVPEGNINSERIITMLNVVDGQIVVEEKGIYSVEKFLVARRLMYWQVYLHKTGVAAEQLLIRVLKRAKELIEKGQKLECSPAFSYFLRNKVGEENFDSNVLKTFSRLDDYDIVSAMKNWIDHPDFVLSNLCEMLLNRNLLKVNFKKRPIPSVKLEKYIKKVETKYELTHDEAAYFVFSGKVYNIAYSSGKDKILILHSNGKVSDVAKASDQLNLSALSTPVTKYYICYPKTKD
- a CDS encoding bifunctional UDP-3-O-[3-hydroxymyristoyl] N-acetylglucosamine deacetylase/3-hydroxyacyl-ACP dehydratase gives rise to the protein MAETFSKQQTIKKEVSLRGVGLHTGKEVTLTFKPAPVDTGYVFRRIDLEDQPIIEADANYVVNTQRGTNLEKNGVSIQTCEHVLAACVGLEVDNVIMELDSSEPPIMDGSSRFFVEALEEAGIEVQDADRDEFVITEVISYKDEKTGSEILVMPADNYQVTTMVDFGTKILGTQNASIQNLSEFKSEIANARTFSFLHEIEMLLEHGLIKGGDLNNAIVYVDKELSPETMDKLRVAFKKDNISVKPNGILDNLTLHHPNEAARHKLLDVMGDLALVGTRIKGKVIANKPGHLVNTQFAKKLSKIIKTERRNNMPKIDFDKEPLLDVNAIMNILPHRPPFLLVDKIFSCTDTCVIGMKNVTMNEPFFVGHFPGKPVMPGVLQVEAMAQTGGILALRSVPDPENYLTYFMKIDNVKFKQQVVPGDTLIFKLELLAPIRRGICQMQGYAYVNGKLATEAILMAQIVKSK
- the lpxA gene encoding acyl-ACP--UDP-N-acetylglucosamine O-acyltransferase, encoding MNQPLAYVHPGAKIAKNVVIEPFTTIHNNVVIGEGSWIGSNVTIMEGARIGKNCSIFPGAVISAVPQDKKFNDEETTTEIGDNTTIRECVTINRGTTDRMKTVIGKNCWIMAYCHIAHDCIVGDNCIFSNNSTLAGHINVGDYVVLAGMAAVQQFCSIGNHAFVTGGSMVRKDVPPFVKAGREPLSYVGINSIGLRRRGFSTEKIREIQDIYRILYQKNYNNSQAVAIIEAEMQATAERDEILEFIKNSQRGIMKGYFSSN
- the efp gene encoding elongation factor P; the encoded protein is MASTSDIRNGLCIRYNHDIYKIIEFLHVKPGKGPAFVRTKMKSVTSGKVLENTFSAGHKIEDVRVETHKFQFLYNDGEFYHFMNTEDYTQIRLTENALDMPQLMKEGEVVTILINTEDNMPLSVEMPASVVLEVSHTEPGVKGNTATNATKPATLETGAVVNVPLFINEGDKIRIETDKGTYKERIKE